A region of the Pogoniulus pusillus isolate bPogPus1 chromosome 12, bPogPus1.pri, whole genome shotgun sequence genome:
TCTTGTGTCGAGAAAGCAGCGGGAGGATGTGCTGCGGCAGGGCCGAGCAGCCGCTGTGCGGGCGGGCGATGCGGCGTGTGCTGCGACTGGTGTCCTTCTGGGACTGGTGTCCTTCTGGGACCGGAGCGACGCCGAGCCTCGGCCTCCCAGTCCCCGCGCCCATGCGCTTGTTTTTCACAGTCACCCTGGGGATGTAGGCCGCGGTCATCGGGAGAGGAGAGTGAATACCCACGCAGCGCTCAGCCTCCGTCATCTCTTCGGCGGGTAGGGTACTCGCTTCAGCAGGATCTCGCTACCCGCATGCAGCCGGCTTCTGCCAGAAAATTCCGGCCTTCCTTGAAGAAATACTGCTGGCTTGGAGGGGGGAAATAGTTGTGGTAGTCCTCTTCGCTAGTGCTGGATAGCAGTGCTTGTATGCGCAGGGCCCCTGGGGCTCAGCCTCACTTAGGCTGAGATCCTCAAGCCAGTCGAGCCGGCCTTGGTAGCCACTCAGTTGACAAGAACTGCAAATGCGAGTTGGGTGGCAGACTGAAAGATAACTGGCCTTTAAAGACAGACTTGCCAAGTACAGGTATCTTGTCAGCCGTTGGTCGTATCGGGAAGGCCAGACTCGCTTGCAGCAGTTTTTGCCAGCTGCCTCGGGGAAGTCTGCCCATGAGGAGATGCAGGGGGCCTGGCTGGTCTGCAGTCTTACCCTATGCCTGCACAACGAGATACCACGTAAAAGCATGACTTACTTCAGTGCTGTTCTCAATCTGTGCTGACTCCCCAAAGTCATGCCAGTGTTACTAGTAGGTAAGAAAACTAAATTTACAGCTCccatctaattttttttcctgatgaaaaAATAGTTCCATTTCCATTGATTGGCACATCCAATAATCATGCATCAGTGTTAAATGCTGGAAAAATGTATACAGGTTGGACCTGACACACTGAGATTAAAACATGTTGACTAAAAACTAAATGTCATGAATATATATGAAGCACCGTAAGATGTTCAGTGTGGTAAAGTGTCTCTTACATGGGAATTCAGCTCACAAACCCACAGTTATTTCTGCAGGATGATGCTTAATGTATCACTGTGTGTAGCTTACATGCAACCAACCAGCAAAACTAATAAAACAACTTATGCGAGATATGCTTTGTATGCATTGTTCTGAAGAAACTCTCCAAGCTCTGAATGCAGTCCTTCATATGGCAAAGCCATATAAAATTGAATTTGGGGGAAGCAGGTTATTTGCTGTTAAGAACAGGGGAGCTGAAAAGATCACTGCAACACTGATGCTGTGGATTTCTGCTGCACgtaattttattttcctcctaCCAGGAGAGTCTGCAGCACACAGGAATAAGAGGGCTTTAATGTCAATCTTTTTCAGAACACTACAGTGGCAAAAGTGACTGAAACGGTAATTTGCAGTGTTAGAAAGCCTGTGGATTTATTCATCTCATggtttcttcccagcaaggccAGAACACGTGCATTCCCAGTTACTGCTGCATGTGTGAGTTTTGTACAGTAACAGCAGCCAACCCCTCCTGTTATGGCGCTGTGGAAGTACTGTGTAATTCAGCACTTTTTTTActagagggcagcagagccccagtgaATTCCTTGAAGATCATTTGGATTTGGTTCTCCCAGGTAACCGAAATCAATATATACTCTTCCACAGACGGTTCAAGCATGGACTTCCTGGGCATTCAATATGGATTATTTCCCTGTGTCTGTCATACATTCAAGGCATGTAATGCActcagaacacacacacacccccctttCCACTGCTAATCCTTAGCCCAGTCCCAGCTCCTAACCGTTTTGTAACTTGTAACACAATTGTGTGAGGTTTCACGTGATCACAGgaggttagaggttggaagggacctaaagaggtCATCCGAGaccaaccccgctgccagagcaggaccatacagtctagtgctggtcacagaagaacacatccagatgggccttgaaagtctccagagaagactccacaacctctctgggcagcctgtttcagtgctctttgACCCTTACAGttaagaagttcccctttgtgttgaggtggaacctcctgtgctgcagcttatatccattgctccttgtcttgtcacagggagcaagtgagcagagcctgtccactcccctcctgacactcagccctcagatatttgtaagcatttattgaatcccctctcagtcttctccagactcaaaagctccaggtccctcagcctctcctcatcaggcagtgttccagtctccCAATCATCCTTGTTTCACTAGAAATACTTGTGATTTGGAGAGAAGGTTTACAGCTTGTCGTCAAGGTGCTGACAAAGGAAACAACATCTTTACAATGACTGATTTCATAGTTCTCTGGCTGAGTTAAATTGAGTTTAAGTCTCAGCCTTCAAATACCCTTGTGCTTAAATCTGTTAATTTTCAGTTGCAGATCGATCCCATTGATTAAATAGTTAGTGCATTGTTGATTTCAGTGGAAAAGCTCACAACAGTGGAAGGTGTGCTGAAAAACACCTTTTCAGTattccaatttttttttcttcctagcaAAACTGCTCTATGATTGCTATTGTAGAAAAAAGTTTAAAGTTTTGGAGCAAGTTCATTGCTTCCTCAGATTCTTGATAGCCGTTCTCCTCAGTACACATATCCCAGTTTCATGTAATCTTTGCTGACAATACAAGCCTGTTATAACTTGCTATTCAAAAGTCCCTGTTGGGCTATATGCATTGTATCTCATAGAATGTCATAGATTGGATTGTAGTATCTCATAGAATGAATTGTATTTCAACAGCCATGGACAGGGAGCAGATTTGAGGCTGTGTAAATAGCCCTGACCTGTTTTTCAGGGAATGATAATGCTCCTGCAAAACATTTGAAAAGTTTTTGCCAGAAGCCTTGTCTCCCTTATCAAATGATTGTTGAATGGgatctttctccttccttataGGGGACAACATGAGCAGAACTTGCTATTATCATAAGGGATGAGGTCAAGTTCCCTACATTTGGGGAAGTTACAAGTGTCAGCACACCCAACATGGAGCAGACAGGCCTTTCCATGGGAAAAACACCTTTGTGAGCATGGTGTCTCACCTGTCAGGTGGCTTCTTGCCAAGTGCTTTCCCAAGATGTGTGCTATGGCAGAGAACTCACTTTCCTGGTCATATCCCAAACACACCCGCAGTTGTGCACTgaggttggaggctgcctgcttAGCCTGTCCCTGCTTTCGTAAGAGGCTgtgtcacccagcccaagcatAGGTTTCTCAGCTCTGACCAAGTACCAGAGGGCAAGGACAACTCAGCACTCACAGTTTGAGTAATCTGTAACAATCTCACACCTCTTGAACCTGACATCAATGGGCTATATGGCTGCATCAGCAGGGCTACATACAGCAGATGGAGGAAAGGGATTATTCCACCTGTCCCAGCTTTTACTACACTGCATACAGAATACTGCATGCAGTTTTGCTCCTCCTAGTGCAACTGAAGTGGTCCGGTGGAAAGCCACCAAGATGGTCAGAGGCTGACATACGTGGCTAAGAAAATATGAGGGATCTGTGCTTGCTTAGCTTTGAGAAGGGAAGGTTTGGGTTAATatgtggaaaaaaatgtttccccatgagaGCTGGTAGGCAGTGAAGCatgttgcccagtgaggttgtgaaGGCTCTTGGAAGGTTTTTGGGACCTGACTGCAGAAAACCTTGAGCTGTCTGGTCTGATCCCAGACGTGGCTGTGCTtggagcagggggttggactgtacTTCTTAAGCTACTATCTTACCCAGGTGATTCTCCAAAAGGCTCAGGTTCTTCTACAACATGGTTGTATCTTTTTCTGTCTGAGGCACAAAATCTATTTGCAGATTTCCATTCTTAGCTTATAATATCTAAAAAGAATGTGTACTGATGCTTTCTAAACCAGTAATTTCACGTTGTCTTTTTTCTTTAGGAAAGTGTTTGCTGAATCAGTCTGATGAGTCTCTCTTACTGTAAAATCACTTTGTAAAGTACTATCACAGTCAGAATGTCTATCCTGCAACAACTTCTCTTGGCCAACTCAAAGAGAATTGAAAGAAACCCCATCTCTCTCTGAGCAGTTTGACATGCCTCTGGCCACTGACTATGTTAAATAACTCAGTAAATGAAGGTTACGACATAGCTCTTGTTATCTGAGGTTGAGGAAATATCAGAGTACATTAAGCTTGGGAAGTGCTCTGTGATACTGGAGATGTTCTCCACGCTGTATGACTTCAGCAAAGAATATCCATTGAAAAGTGAGGTATCGAGAAAAGAAAGATACACAAGCATTTGTCTGTCTTTGTTGTGTACTGCAAGCAAGTCatctttttcatttttgctgctgctgtagatGGTGACACTTTGCTCTGGAAATAGTCCCTTGACCTTCTTTACTCGGAGCTTGCGAAGTCCCCAAATGGTCAAGTATTCAGTTGGGAGAGGAGTGGTGCCGCAGAAGGACAGCTTCAAATCCCACACCCTTGTGAAGTTGAGGAGCACCTCCAGCACAGTGGTGTCTGTGAACCAAATGGTCAGGTGGCTGTTGTAGGTAGTTTTTAccagggcagaaggcagcactgtTCTGCAATTGCACATCAAGTTTGCCAGGCTGTAATCACAATCACGAATATCTGTCGAGCAGCTGCAGTTGCGAATTGTGTTTTCCTTGGTGAAAATTAGCGTATGGTTCTTCTGACTTCTCACAAAACTGCCAGTGATTTGTATGCCAAGGAAGCCAGCCAAAAGGAGAGCCAGCCAaaaggagaaagcagagaaggCTATTGGCTTCATTAGTACTGGTGCCAAGCTGCCAAATGTCTCCTCTTTTTACTCAGTGAATTATATCATTTGGCTTCACCTACTGAGGAAAAACAATTTCTTTATTATCCTGAACACCACTCAGCAGTTAatattgctttgcttttcccacTCATTATCTCTCTTACCTATTCAGAATCATACTGCAGTTTTGCAGGTTTCCCTGTATTACAAGGGAAACAGCTAAACTGGTTCAGAAAAATTAATTGTGACTCACGTTTGGGATTCTTCTTTCACCCCTCTTTTGCTCTAAATAGTTCACTTATGGGACAGCTTGGACACCCTCTTCCTTATCCAGGCAGCATCTCAACCTGCCAGTGTGAGCCAGTGCTCACTTCtcctttttgctttctctttgtcTACTTCCCAACAGACAGGAGTGACAAATGACCTGGTTCTCCACTGAGTGAGGCAGTCTGAGAAGGGCTAAAGACAAGTGTTGTGTTCTATACTTGAATTTCCAAGTAAGAGTTGCAGCAACCTTCCGTTTAAACTGAGTGTGGGATATATCaggcaaagggaaaggaagaagaggtgGTTAAGGGCAGAAGCACTGCTGAATGCAGCACATATCCTTCAGAGCTGTGGTATACTAATAAAACCTAATTTTGATCCACATGAAGCTATGTCTGCACCAGCCTTAGCTGTAAGTTTTGGAGACCAAGAACCATTTCCCACTGTGTCTCTGCACAGCGACTAGCATAGGGTAGATCCTGGGTTTCTTAGTTCCTCTGCTCTTCTTCATTTACCCTGGCAAAGTAAGCACTTCCACACATGTTAATGAAACAAGTTTCCATCCCAGCCACTCTCTACCTCAGCTGATTTGAAACATGATTGGAGGGGACTTTCAGATTCCCAGCTACCAGCTATTTTGTTTTCAAAGCAGAGTTGAATATGGAATTGACATTACCACCAGATCCTTTCCAGGAATGAGGTCTTTAGCTTGTGATAGACAGTTGTATAATAAAAACATCAGCTCATTGTTTAACAGCAGTCAGGAAGTAATGAAATTGTTAAGATGTAATAGGAATAagattgggggaaaaaataaaggagacTGTGCTATTGAATTACGGCATAAATCAATTGTTTGCTGACACTTACCTGTTATGTGCAGTTTGGATCCCAGCATTTCAGAAAGGATACCATAGGACTGGagttcagagaagagcaacaagggtGATGAGCTATGGAAGGATTTTCTTTAAGTACAGTGGAATTAGTTTAGGTAAGACTCTAGGTGGGAGAACAGATTGTTGAGGCAGGTATGGTGGTGACCTCTAACTGCACAAATAATATGAAGATGGTTGGCAAAGATCAGTTTTTCACTGCTCCTTCCAAGAACAGTAGCAGGACATTTGAAATAAAAACAGTAGGTTGCAGCTGATGTTTAGCAAAGCAATTTGGAGATGTGAAGAGTTTTCAGAAATTCAAGCAGGACTGAGTTCAATGAGAAGTCCACTTCAGTCATCATGTACACAGAATGCAGAAGGCCCTGAACCGGAAAAAATGGAGACAAAGTTATAGCAGTAAGTATCTCATGTTCTTGTCctgtttgaatcatagaatcatagaatcaaccaggttggaagagacctccaagatcatccagtccaacctagcaccctgccctatccaatcaactagaccatggcactaagtgcctcatccagtcttatattgaagacccccagggatggtgcctccaccacctccctgggcagcccattccaatgggaaatcactctctctgtgaagtctCTACTATGCACCTTCTTACGGTTGCATGTGGAGATGGCTATTTAACTAGATGGATCTTTAGTCTGACAGATTATGGCCATTcttactgtgctggtttgaatctaactggaatattttaataagaGAAATCAGATGGtttgctgtgaaaaggaaaataaagtgatgtctatttcactcataggtttgctgagacatataaaaaacagaacacaaacatagataagacagtgtctctccctggcttctgctgtgttaactgcttctgcctgaccctgcacatAGCCCAACTAAACAttttgcttctaaccccccttgccgattcttccaacttgctttgcacataaggcagactctgggataagggagggggtgaaaagaaggtggaagggtggttaggagcccTTCCTGAACActgactgctgggaggggtattgtgtttctgtattcattTTAACTtgtttataactgtatatagttgtaaataattataatatattgtaaatatctgcttgtatattgtgctaagttctgaatataaagcttcattccttcactTCCAGTCAGCTGAGTCTCGTCTGGATGAACtcattgtgtgtggggggggggggtggggtgggggggggcaggtaactcctgGAGCCACTACACTTACACAACACCTATGTAGGGTACATGTATACAAACTGACTCAAAAGCTATCTAATTCTCCCTGGATTTAGTGTGTTGTTTTCTTAAATGAAGGACACAGCCATTTTAATACTTAAATCAAATATTTAATCTATGTTGCACATACCAGAAATACCAGTCCAACTGTTAGCTAATGTTTAACTTCAGAGGTCAGACTTATGtaagctggagctgttctggcATCGTTACTGCTAGATTAACTTGGTCTGCAGTATCTAAGCATCTAATCATGCATCACAATGAAAATCCTATTGCAAAACTTCCACCTGGGCCCTTAACCAGGGGCTTGTGGCTAAACAGTTGTGATAAATCAGAAAGCTACAATATTGCCAGTGTTTCACAATTCAATGAAATTGAGAGATTTTTAACTGTCCTGAAGATGTTAATCATTAAGAAGGCTTTGGTGGTTGTTGTGATCTTGATTTTCATCTGGTAGGCTTCCTGAAGTCCAAAGCTACCATCCCATTTTCCTTGTAGACTACTTTAGAGAAAACTGCTCCAGACTTCCTTTAGAGGAAGCTCTTGCATCCCCACAAATTGTAGAACTTTTTGTTACAAACACATCTGTTTAACTGAATACTTCAGAGAACAGGGAGAAAGGCCAGCTCTAAGCAGTAAGAGCAACTCCATAACAACTGTCTAAGTCTGTAGTAAAACCTACTGAAGAgtacctggacacagtacctaAACCCCAGAGTACAGACTTAGCATATGCAGGTAGATGAGGAGGAAACCATGAGAGCCTGTATATTGGAGCAAGAAGGGTGAAGTAGTAAGCtgtagagaggagaaaaagcagtGATAAGTGACCATGTGGAGGAGAGGCAGATGCAACCCAGAGATGGGGTGGAGGaatgaaggagaaggaaggaatccTCCCTCAACAAATGAGAAAGCTCTTTAATAGGGCAGAACATACAGAAAGAGTATAGAACTGGTCCTAGAGAAGATGCTTTGCTAAATTTACAAACATGTTTtccagaaagcaaaagaaaaaggaatgacATTTCTCTAGAAGACCCACCAattttgcttctgctttggcTCCTGGCTTCTGTGGTTTATATCCAACCTAATATTTCTTGTTCATTAATGAGTTGTTCCCTCCATGCAGAAACTGAAGGAAATGTAgatcccagcagctgcctcacagTCCcttcagcctgcagtgctgagtggtAAGGCATCCACTGCTTTGCAGTTCTGGTCTCTGtgttagggaagggaaaagagatgctgaattctctgctcagcagcaaacaaaaatcCT
Encoded here:
- the EPCIP gene encoding polycystin-1-interacting protein 1, which encodes MKPIAFSAFSFWLALLLAGFLGIQITGSFVRSQKNHTLIFTKENTIRNCSCSTDIRDCDYSLANLMCNCRTVLPSALVKTTYNSHLTIWFTDTTVLEVLLNFTRVWDLKLSFCGTTPLPTEYLTIWGLRKLRVKKVKGLFPEQSVTIYSSSKNEKDDLLAVHNKDRQMLVYLSFLDTSLFNGYSLLKSYSVENISSITEHFPSLMYSDISSTSDNKSYVVTFIY